Proteins encoded in a region of the Melospiza georgiana isolate bMelGeo1 chromosome 2, bMelGeo1.pri, whole genome shotgun sequence genome:
- the NSUN3 gene encoding tRNA (cytosine(34)-C(5))-methyltransferase, mitochondrial, giving the protein MRGPALPLARRAGAALGLGPGRAAGQDLGQLQKKAEGKLQKQICRVVLDHFEKQYTAELGDAWSSVRDVLTSPWCWQHAVLLNRFSQSPGLESSLAEQGYHPAFAAALPYLPAAFRCYSRAAPGRLPAQKHQPGRLKDYYLLNAASLLPVLALEVEDGQRVLDLCAAPGGKSVAILQCACPGYFHCNEYDDLRSRWLEQTIESFIPDPVINLITVSKLDGRQIGDLQPEFYDKVLVDAPCSNDRSWLFSADPQQAVLRLMQRKELSSLQFQLLRSAVEALRPGGSLVYSTCTLSRAENSDVINLILSSCSNVVPVDISGMARGVSQEFTLLSGMQQHELLVLPEKGRAWGPMYVAKLKKVSSS; this is encoded by the exons ATGCGGGGCCCGGCGCTGCCGCTCGCCCGCCGTGCCGGGGCCgcgctggggctggggccgggccgggcggccgGGCAGGACCTGGGACAG CTGCAGAAGAAGGCAGAAGGGAAGCTCCAGAAGCAGATCTGCCGGGTGGTTCTGGATCACTTCGAGAAGCAGTAcacggcagagctgggagatgcATGGAGCAGCGTCAG GGACGTGCTGACCTCGCCATGGTGCTGGCAGCACGCCGTGCTGCTGAACAG GTTCAGCCAGAGCCCtggcctggagagcagcctggctgagcagggatACCATCCTGCCTtcgcagcagccctgccctacctCCCTGCAGCCTTCAGGTGTtacagcagggcagctcctggcagacTGCCTGCCCAgaagcaccagcctggcaggcTGAAGGACTATTACCTGCTCAATGCTGCCTCGCTGCTGCCCGTGCTGGCCTTGGAGGTGGAGGATGGCCAACGTGTTCTGGATCTCTGTGCTGCACCAGGGGGAAAATCTGTGGCTATCCTGCAGTGTGCCTGCCCAG GTTATTTTCACTGTAATGAATATGATGATTTGAGGTCAAGATGGTTGGAGCAGACAATAGAATCCTTCATCCCAGATCCTGTCATTAACTTGATAACAGTCTCTAAACTGGATGGTAGACAGATTGGAGATCTTCAGCCTGAATTTTATGACAAG GTCCTGGTTGATGCTCCTTGTTCAAATGACAGAAGCTGGCTCTTCTCTGCTGACCCTCAGCAAGCTGTGCTCAGGCTCATGCAAAGGAAGGAGCTGTCCTCCTTGCAATTCCAGCTCCTAAG GTCTGCTGTTGAAGCCCTGCGTCCTGGTGGCTCCCTGGTCTATTCCACGTGCACCCTCTCCAGGGCAGAAAACAGTGATGTGATCAATCTcatcctgagctcctgcagcaatGTGGTGCCTGTGGACATAAGTGGGATGGCCAGAGGTGTTTCCCAGGAGTTCACTCTCCTCAGTGGAATGCAGCAGCATGAACTGCTGGTTCTCCCAGAGAAAGGGAGAGCCTGGGGTCCCATGTACGTGGCTAAATTAAAGAAAGTGTCCTCCAGCTGA